The following are encoded in a window of Mycobacterium sp. ELW1 genomic DNA:
- a CDS encoding IS110 family transposase, which translates to MTSPRRVVIGVDTHLDTIHLAALTDSGQPLGDAEFRTNPTGYYVAITWARSFGEVFIAGVEGTSSYGAGFTQALQDNDIHVVEVNRPDRGARRRHGKSDPLDAYSAARAVLSGHGLAVPKDRTTGALKALLIARRGGIKARSAAIQQIKDLLVTAPADLRERYRRYPTTLRLVQALARCRPTAHHDPTTNAVLTACKALAQRIEFLERQIGELTTQLDTMTRALNPALRAAFGVGPDTAAQLLITAGANTDRLRSEAAFARLAGVAPIPASSGKTTRHRLSRGGDRAANNALHRIALVRWSHDEHTRTYAARQLAAGRSKKDVLRLLKRAIAREMFKHLTAPCPIDDYSDLRPTRQARNITLTSAAQHLGVWPTVISRLERGLQRHDTLATTYRHWLNTHHIDAA; encoded by the coding sequence GTGACATCCCCACGCCGCGTCGTCATCGGCGTCGATACCCATCTCGACACCATTCACCTCGCAGCACTGACCGATAGCGGTCAACCCCTCGGCGATGCCGAATTCAGGACCAACCCGACCGGCTACTACGTCGCGATCACCTGGGCCCGAAGCTTCGGGGAGGTGTTCATTGCCGGGGTGGAGGGCACCAGCAGCTACGGCGCCGGGTTCACCCAAGCGTTGCAGGACAACGATATTCACGTCGTCGAAGTCAATCGGCCCGACCGCGGCGCTCGGCGCCGTCACGGCAAGTCCGACCCGTTGGATGCCTACAGTGCCGCCCGCGCGGTGCTATCCGGTCACGGTCTAGCAGTTCCCAAAGACCGCACCACCGGTGCGCTCAAAGCCCTCCTGATCGCCCGCCGTGGCGGCATCAAAGCCCGCAGCGCAGCCATCCAGCAGATCAAAGACCTGCTCGTCACCGCACCGGCTGACCTGCGCGAGCGCTACCGCCGCTACCCGACAACCTTGCGGCTGGTGCAGGCGTTAGCGCGCTGCCGGCCCACCGCCCACCACGACCCGACCACTAACGCGGTCCTCACCGCCTGCAAAGCCCTGGCCCAGCGCATCGAGTTCCTCGAGCGCCAAATCGGCGAGCTGACCACCCAACTCGACACCATGACCCGCGCCCTGAACCCCGCGCTACGCGCCGCCTTCGGGGTAGGTCCCGACACCGCCGCCCAGTTGCTGATCACCGCCGGCGCCAACACCGACCGACTGCGCTCCGAGGCCGCCTTCGCCCGCCTCGCCGGGGTGGCCCCTATCCCGGCCTCCTCCGGCAAAACCACCCGCCACCGGCTCTCCCGCGGCGGAGACCGAGCCGCCAACAACGCCCTGCACCGCATCGCGCTGGTCCGCTGGTCTCACGACGAACACACCCGCACCTACGCCGCCCGCCAACTCGCCGCCGGCAGATCCAAAAAAGACGTCCTGCGCCTACTCAAACGCGCCATCGCCCGCGAGATGTTCAAACACCTCACCGCACCCTGCCCAATCGATGACTACAGCGACCTCAGACCCACCCGACAAGCCCGAAACATCACCCTGACCAGCGCCGCACAACACCTCGGCGTCTGGCCCACCGTCATCTCACGACTCGAACGCGGACTCCAACGCCACGACACCCTGGCCACCACCTACCGCCACTGGCTCAACACCCACCACATTGACGCCGCTTGA
- a CDS encoding flavodoxin family protein — protein sequence MVTPHVVVASHSGFGHTATLAQAVARGASAAGAQVRRIAVDTLGDDDWPILDAADAIIFGCPTYMGNVSAGFQAFAERTGRRCMEGTWRDKVGAGFTNSGSKAGDKLQTLSALAVFAAQHHMHWVNLGLTAGWNTSAASEFDLNRLGFWLGAGASTDVDADPTAVHDADLRTCEHLGHRVTSVTRQLLAGRELCAAP from the coding sequence ATGGTGACACCGCACGTGGTGGTGGCATCTCACTCAGGCTTCGGCCACACCGCGACCTTGGCGCAGGCCGTGGCGCGGGGAGCGTCGGCGGCGGGAGCACAGGTCCGGCGGATAGCGGTCGACACCCTCGGCGACGACGATTGGCCGATACTCGATGCGGCCGACGCGATCATTTTCGGCTGCCCCACGTACATGGGAAACGTGTCGGCCGGTTTTCAGGCTTTCGCCGAACGCACCGGCCGGCGCTGCATGGAGGGCACCTGGCGCGACAAGGTGGGTGCGGGCTTCACCAACTCCGGATCGAAGGCCGGTGACAAGCTACAGACCCTCAGCGCGCTTGCGGTGTTCGCCGCCCAGCATCACATGCACTGGGTCAACCTCGGCCTGACTGCGGGATGGAACACCAGCGCCGCAAGCGAATTCGACCTGAATCGGCTGGGCTTCTGGCTGGGCGCCGGTGCCTCGACCGATGTCGACGCCGACCCGACCGCGGTACACGACGCCGATCTGCGCACCTGCGAACACCTTGGCCATCGCGTCACCTCGGTGACGCGACAGCTTCTGGCCGGACGCGAGCTCTGCGCGGCACCCTAG
- a CDS encoding peroxiredoxin: MKRGDRVADFELPDQTGTVRSLTELLADGPIVLFFYPAAMTPGCTKEACHFRDLGSEFAALGASRVGISTDAVDKQARFADSQNFDYPLLSDADGAIATAFGVKRGLLGKLIPVKRTTFVIDTDRTVLEVISSEVNMDAHADKALEVLRQRQKA; this comes from the coding sequence ATGAAACGTGGAGACCGGGTTGCGGACTTCGAACTGCCGGACCAGACCGGCACCGTGCGCTCACTGACTGAATTGCTGGCCGATGGGCCGATCGTGCTGTTCTTCTACCCGGCCGCGATGACGCCCGGCTGCACCAAGGAAGCCTGTCATTTCCGCGACCTCGGCTCGGAGTTCGCCGCACTCGGCGCCAGCCGGGTCGGCATCAGCACCGACGCGGTGGACAAGCAGGCACGGTTCGCCGACTCCCAGAATTTCGACTACCCGCTGCTGTCCGACGCCGACGGCGCGATCGCCACCGCGTTCGGCGTCAAGCGCGGGCTGCTGGGCAAGCTGATCCCGGTGAAGCGCACAACGTTCGTCATCGACACCGATCGCACGGTGCTCGAGGTCATCTCCAGCGAGGTCAACATGGACGCCCATGCGGACAAGGCGCTGGAGGTGCTGCGTCAGCGCCAGAAGGCCTGA
- the lgt gene encoding prolipoprotein diacylglyceryl transferase yields the protein MTTTVLAYFPSPSQGVWHLGPVPIRAYALCIIAGIIAALVIGDRRWVARGGERGVIYDIALWAVPFGLIGGRLYHLMTDWRTYFAEGGAGVGAALRIWDGGLGIWGAVALGGVGAWIACRRRGIPLPAFGDAIAPGIVLAQAIGRLGNYFNQELYGRETTVPWGMEIFYRRDSSGMVDVHSLDGVSTGQVAAVVQPTFLYELLWNVLVFLFLIWIDRRFKIGHGRLFAAYVAAYCIGRFWVELLRDDTATHIAGIRVNSFTSVFVFIGAIVYILLAPKGREDPTTLGGEHAAAGEADEESPAERMAEDLVAVATGGGIVAAATVAAEHDSEDAAAVGDTEEPEVEPEAEAEAEAEAEAEAEPEAEPEAEAEAEPEAEPEAEAEAEPEAEPEAEAEPEPEPAAEPEAEPGAEAEPTAEPEAEPAAEAEPTAEPEAEPEPEAAAEPEPEVEPTAEAEPEAEPEPEPEPEPEPEPEAEAEPEAEAEPGAAAEPEPEAPTEPDPASQPRGFRTVVRRVLWGVEVHRD from the coding sequence GTGACGACGACCGTCTTGGCTTATTTCCCGAGTCCGTCTCAGGGCGTGTGGCATCTGGGCCCGGTACCGATCCGGGCCTATGCGCTGTGCATCATCGCCGGCATCATCGCGGCGCTGGTGATCGGTGATCGCCGCTGGGTGGCCCGTGGTGGCGAGCGGGGCGTCATCTACGACATCGCGCTGTGGGCGGTGCCGTTCGGTCTGATCGGTGGGCGTCTGTATCACCTGATGACCGACTGGCGAACGTATTTCGCCGAGGGTGGCGCCGGCGTCGGTGCGGCGTTGCGGATCTGGGATGGCGGCCTAGGCATCTGGGGTGCGGTTGCCCTCGGCGGTGTGGGTGCGTGGATTGCCTGCCGCCGCAGAGGGATTCCGTTGCCCGCGTTCGGCGACGCGATCGCGCCGGGAATTGTGTTGGCGCAGGCGATCGGCCGGCTCGGGAACTACTTCAACCAGGAGCTGTACGGCCGCGAGACCACCGTGCCGTGGGGGATGGAGATCTTCTACCGGCGGGACTCGTCCGGGATGGTCGACGTGCACTCCCTCGACGGGGTGTCGACCGGGCAGGTCGCCGCGGTGGTGCAGCCGACGTTCCTCTACGAGCTGCTGTGGAACGTGCTGGTGTTCCTCTTCCTGATCTGGATCGACCGGCGGTTCAAGATCGGCCACGGCCGGCTGTTCGCGGCGTATGTGGCGGCGTACTGCATCGGCCGATTCTGGGTCGAGTTGTTGCGCGACGACACCGCCACCCATATCGCGGGTATCCGGGTGAATTCGTTCACGTCGGTGTTCGTGTTCATCGGTGCGATTGTGTACATCCTGTTGGCGCCCAAGGGCCGCGAGGATCCGACCACGTTGGGCGGTGAGCACGCGGCAGCCGGTGAGGCCGACGAGGAGTCGCCGGCCGAGCGGATGGCCGAGGACTTGGTGGCGGTCGCGACGGGCGGAGGTATTGTCGCCGCCGCGACCGTGGCAGCCGAACATGACTCCGAAGACGCCGCCGCTGTTGGCGATACGGAGGAGCCCGAGGTTGAGCCGGAAGCTGAGGCTGAGGCGGAAGCTGAAGCTGAGGCGGAAGCCGAGCCCGAGGCCGAGCCGGAAGCTGAGGCGGAAGCCGAGCCCGAGGCCGAGCCGGAAGCTGAGGCGGAGGCCGAGCCCGAGGCTGAGCCGGAAGCTGAGGCGGAGCCGGAGCCGGAGCCTGCAGCTGAGCCCGAGGCGGAGCCTGGGGCGGAAGCCGAACCGACTGCTGAGCCCGAGGCGGAGCCTGCGGCGGAAGCCGAACCGACTGCTGAGCCCGAGGCGGAGCCGGAGCCCGAGGCTGCAGCTGAGCCCGAGCCTGAAGTCGAACCGACTGCTGAAGCTGAGCCCGAGGCTGAACCTGAACCTGAGCCCGAGCCCGAGCCCGAGCCCGAGCCCGAGGCGGAAGCTGAGCCCGAAGCTGAAGCCGAGCCGGGGGCTGCGGCAGAGCCTGAGCCGGAGGCCCCGACCGAGCCCGACCCCGCTTCCCAACCCCGCGGATTCCGCACGGTCGTCCGCCGCGTGCTCTGGGGCGTTGAAGTCCACCGCGACTGA
- a CDS encoding TIGR02234 family membrane protein produces MIRIGQLLLVVSAVLLWVASRLAWVSVTSFDGLGQPKTVMLTGANWSNALLPLAVLLLAAAVAGLAVRGWGLRAVAMLVAVVTLLLGYLGVSLIRTPDVGPRAAELAQIPVHTLVASSRQYLGAGLTIGAAACALVAAVLLMRSAASGRQATAKYAAPAARRSAARSEDTDPSVSERGMWDALDEGVDPTDRRTDTEGR; encoded by the coding sequence GTGATCCGCATCGGACAGCTGTTGCTGGTCGTGTCGGCGGTGTTGCTGTGGGTCGCCTCCCGGCTCGCCTGGGTGTCGGTGACGTCGTTCGACGGTCTCGGCCAGCCCAAGACGGTGATGTTGACGGGCGCCAACTGGTCCAATGCCCTGCTGCCGTTGGCTGTGCTGCTGCTCGCCGCGGCGGTGGCCGGCCTGGCGGTACGGGGATGGGGCCTGCGGGCGGTCGCGATGCTGGTGGCGGTGGTGACCCTGCTGCTCGGTTACCTCGGTGTCAGCTTGATCCGCACCCCGGACGTCGGTCCGCGTGCCGCCGAACTCGCCCAGATCCCGGTGCACACGCTGGTCGCCAGCTCTCGCCAGTACCTCGGCGCCGGGTTGACCATCGGCGCGGCGGCATGTGCCCTGGTCGCTGCCGTGCTGCTGATGCGCTCGGCGGCCTCTGGACGCCAGGCCACCGCCAAATATGCGGCACCGGCTGCTCGTCGCAGCGCGGCACGTAGCGAGGACACGGATCCAAGCGTTTCGGAGCGGGGCATGTGGGATGCGCTGGACGAAGGTGTCGATCCCACGGATCGTCGTACCGACACCGAGGGTCGGTGA
- a CDS encoding anthranilate synthase component I has product MQSNLAATTTREEFRALAAEHRVVPVIRKVLADSETPLSAYRKLAANRPGTFLLESAENGRSWSRWSFIGAGAPSALTVRDGEAVWLGATPQDAPTGGDPLQALHETMTLLSTESLPGVPPLSGGMVGFFAYDFVRRLERLPELVTDDLGLPDMLLLLATDLAAVDHHEGTITLIANAVNWNGTDERVDEAYDDAVARLDVMTQALGQPLSSTVATYSRPQSRHRSQRTMEEYSEIVERLVKEIEAGEAFQVVPSQRFEIDTAVDPIDVYRMLRVTNPSPYMYLMHVPDETGGTAFSIVGSSPESLVTVKDGWATTHPIAGTRWRGQTEEEDQLLEKELLADEKERSEHLMLVDLGRNDLGRVCVPGTVRVEDYSHIERYSHVMHIVSTVTGLLADGRTALDAVTACFPAGTLTGAPKVRAMELIEGVEKTRRGLYGGVVGYLDFAGNADFAIAIRTALMSKGTAYVQAGGGVVADSNGPYEYNESANKAKAVLNAIAAAETLSAP; this is encoded by the coding sequence GTGCAATCCAACCTCGCCGCCACCACCACGCGTGAGGAGTTCCGGGCGCTGGCCGCCGAACATCGCGTGGTGCCGGTGATCCGCAAGGTGCTGGCCGACAGTGAGACACCGCTGTCGGCGTACCGGAAACTGGCGGCCAACCGGCCCGGAACATTCCTGCTCGAGTCCGCCGAGAACGGCCGTTCGTGGTCGCGCTGGTCGTTCATCGGGGCGGGTGCACCCTCGGCGCTGACCGTGCGTGACGGCGAGGCCGTCTGGCTGGGCGCCACCCCGCAGGACGCCCCGACCGGTGGCGATCCGTTGCAGGCCCTGCACGAGACGATGACGTTGCTGTCCACCGAATCGCTGCCGGGAGTGCCGCCGCTGTCGGGCGGGATGGTCGGATTCTTCGCCTACGACTTCGTCCGGCGCCTCGAACGGCTGCCCGAGTTGGTCACCGACGACCTGGGCTTGCCCGACATGCTCCTGCTGCTGGCCACCGATCTGGCCGCCGTCGACCATCACGAGGGCACCATCACCCTGATCGCCAACGCGGTGAACTGGAACGGCACCGACGAGCGGGTGGACGAGGCCTACGACGACGCCGTCGCGCGCCTCGACGTGATGACCCAGGCGCTCGGCCAGCCCCTGTCGTCGACCGTGGCGACCTACTCCCGCCCGCAGTCTCGGCACCGCTCCCAGCGCACGATGGAGGAGTACAGCGAGATCGTCGAGCGCCTGGTCAAGGAGATCGAGGCCGGCGAGGCTTTCCAGGTGGTGCCCTCACAGCGCTTCGAGATCGACACCGCGGTCGACCCGATCGATGTGTACCGGATGCTGCGGGTCACCAATCCCAGCCCGTACATGTATCTCATGCACGTGCCGGATGAGACTGGGGGAACGGCGTTTTCGATCGTCGGGTCCAGCCCGGAATCGTTGGTGACGGTGAAGGACGGCTGGGCAACAACACATCCGATCGCCGGAACGCGGTGGCGCGGCCAGACCGAGGAGGAAGACCAGCTGCTCGAGAAGGAGTTGCTGGCCGACGAGAAGGAACGCTCCGAGCATCTGATGCTGGTCGACCTCGGACGCAACGACCTCGGCCGGGTGTGTGTCCCGGGCACGGTGCGCGTCGAGGACTACAGCCACATCGAGCGCTACAGCCACGTCATGCACATCGTGTCGACCGTCACCGGGCTGCTCGCCGATGGGCGCACCGCCCTGGACGCGGTGACGGCCTGTTTCCCGGCCGGCACGCTGACCGGTGCGCCGAAGGTGCGGGCCATGGAGCTCATCGAAGGGGTGGAGAAGACCCGTCGCGGCCTCTACGGCGGGGTCGTCGGCTATCTGGACTTCGCCGGCAATGCCGACTTCGCCATTGCCATCCGCACCGCCCTGATGAGCAAGGGCACCGCGTACGTGCAGGCCGGTGGTGGCGTGGTGGCCGACTCCAACGGTCCCTACGAATACAACGAGTCCGCCAACAAGGCCAAGGCGGTACTGAACGCGATCGCCGCCGCCGAAACTCTGAGCGCCCCGTGA
- the trpC gene encoding indole-3-glycerol phosphate synthase TrpC translates to MSSASVLDSIIEGVRADVAAREAIVSLAEVKAAAEAAPAPLNVLAALRAPGIAVIAEVKRASPSRGQLANIADPAELARAYESGGARVISVLTEERRFHGSLADLDAVRSAVRIPVLRKDFIVRPYQIHEARAHGADMLLLIVAALEQPALESLLERTESLGMTALVEVHTEEEASRALQAGAKVIGVNARDLKTLEVDRDCFARIAPGLPSEIIRVAESGVRGTGDLLAYAGAGADAVLVGEGLVTSGDPRSAVADLVTAGAHPSCPKPAR, encoded by the coding sequence ATGAGTTCGGCAAGCGTGCTCGACTCGATCATCGAGGGAGTGCGCGCCGACGTTGCCGCCCGCGAGGCGATCGTCAGTCTGGCTGAGGTCAAAGCCGCCGCGGAGGCTGCACCGGCGCCGCTGAACGTGCTGGCCGCGCTGCGCGCGCCGGGCATCGCCGTGATTGCCGAAGTGAAGCGCGCCAGCCCTTCCCGCGGGCAGCTGGCCAATATCGCCGACCCCGCCGAGCTGGCTCGGGCGTATGAGAGCGGCGGCGCGCGGGTGATCAGCGTGCTCACCGAAGAACGCCGCTTCCACGGGTCGTTGGCCGACTTGGACGCGGTACGTTCCGCTGTGCGAATCCCGGTGCTACGCAAAGACTTCATCGTCCGGCCGTATCAGATTCACGAGGCCAGGGCGCACGGCGCGGACATGCTGCTGCTGATCGTCGCCGCGCTCGAGCAACCCGCCCTGGAGTCGCTGCTGGAGCGCACCGAGTCGCTTGGCATGACCGCGCTGGTCGAGGTGCACACCGAGGAAGAAGCCAGCCGGGCGCTGCAGGCGGGAGCCAAGGTCATCGGCGTCAACGCCCGCGACCTCAAGACGTTGGAGGTGGACCGGGACTGCTTCGCGCGGATCGCGCCGGGGCTGCCGTCCGAGATCATCCGGGTCGCCGAATCCGGTGTCCGGGGCACCGGTGACCTGCTGGCGTACGCCGGCGCCGGAGCCGATGCGGTGTTGGTCGGCGAAGGTCTGGTCACCAGCGGTGACCCGCGCAGCGCCGTCGCAGACCTGGTGACCGCGGGAGCGCATCCCTCCTGCCCGAAACCCGCTCGCTGA
- a CDS encoding HNH endonuclease signature motif containing protein, whose amino-acid sequence MFDEWPGRPFESPDTDGSRGLVYRLTNAARLENQAAALRLRAIADLFELRRVEHGEREDWAVDTWATVGAEVAAALRLSLAKANSYMNYALAMLRLPAVAAVFEAGDIDCRLYQTIVFRTHLVTDVDTMAELDADLAARVARWPSMTRGRLASEIDELVVRRDPDAVRRMKDRGSDRDVTFWESCDGYVDLTARLSTGHAAALEKRLNTLAKSVCESDPRTMGQRRSDALGALGTGIDRLPCDCGEPDCTATEKPAGSVVIHVVAEQSTLDGTSNKPAYLLDSGELISAEELAGLKATARQRPVTIPVDILSDCDYHPSRALADFVRARDLTCRAPGCDRPATHCDIDHTVPWPRGATHASNLKCLCREHHILKTFWGWRDQQLPDGTVIWTLPNGEIYVTTPGSLLLFPGLMTPTGPPPSPKPIAHRCGDRSVMMPKRRTTRRQNRGHQIEAERARNRAERSLSSAGPAPPDSDDPPPF is encoded by the coding sequence ATGTTCGATGAATGGCCAGGTCGGCCGTTCGAGTCGCCCGACACCGATGGCTCGCGCGGCCTGGTTTACCGGCTGACCAACGCGGCGCGGCTGGAGAATCAAGCGGCCGCACTTCGGCTGCGCGCAATCGCCGACCTCTTCGAACTGCGCCGGGTAGAGCACGGTGAACGCGAAGACTGGGCCGTGGACACGTGGGCCACCGTCGGCGCCGAAGTCGCTGCCGCACTGCGGCTCAGCCTGGCCAAGGCCAACAGCTACATGAACTACGCATTGGCGATGCTGCGGTTGCCTGCAGTCGCTGCTGTATTCGAGGCCGGCGATATCGATTGCCGGCTGTATCAAACGATCGTCTTCCGAACCCATCTCGTCACCGACGTCGACACCATGGCTGAACTCGATGCGGACCTGGCCGCCCGCGTTGCCCGCTGGCCGTCGATGACCCGGGGCAGACTCGCCAGTGAGATCGACGAGCTCGTGGTTCGGCGAGACCCGGATGCGGTTCGGCGGATGAAAGATCGCGGTAGTGATCGTGATGTCACCTTCTGGGAGTCTTGTGACGGGTACGTGGACCTGACGGCACGGCTGTCCACCGGCCACGCGGCGGCCCTCGAAAAGCGGCTCAACACTCTGGCGAAGTCCGTGTGCGAGAGCGATCCGCGCACGATGGGACAACGTCGCTCCGACGCGCTGGGAGCGCTCGGCACCGGCATTGACCGACTTCCCTGCGACTGCGGCGAACCCGACTGCACCGCAACGGAAAAGCCAGCAGGGTCGGTCGTCATTCATGTCGTCGCCGAGCAGTCCACGCTCGATGGCACATCCAACAAACCCGCCTACCTGCTCGACAGCGGTGAGCTGATCTCGGCAGAAGAGCTCGCCGGGTTGAAGGCCACCGCGCGTCAGCGTCCGGTGACCATTCCCGTCGACATACTGTCCGACTGCGATTACCACCCCTCGCGTGCGCTTGCCGATTTCGTGCGAGCCCGCGACCTCACCTGCCGGGCACCTGGTTGTGACCGCCCGGCCACCCATTGCGACATCGACCACACTGTTCCGTGGCCGCGCGGGGCGACACACGCCTCCAATCTGAAGTGCCTATGCCGAGAACATCACATTCTCAAGACTTTCTGGGGCTGGAGGGATCAGCAGCTGCCCGACGGCACGGTGATCTGGACTTTGCCCAATGGCGAAATCTACGTGACGACGCCCGGCAGCCTCCTGCTGTTTCCCGGGTTGATGACTCCTACCGGTCCGCCCCCGAGTCCGAAACCGATAGCGCATCGCTGTGGTGACCGCTCGGTAATGATGCCGAAGCGTCGAACGACCCGGCGGCAGAACCGCGGCCACCAGATTGAGGCGGAGCGCGCCCGCAATCGGGCTGAACGCTCACTGTCGTCTGCCGGGCCGGCGCCACCCGATTCGGACGACCCACCACCCTTCTAG
- the trpB gene encoding tryptophan synthase subunit beta, which yields MADISTPNVPRMSAAVAEQTLHEPDARGHFGAYGGRYVAEALMAVIEEVTAAYEKARTDQEFLDRLDNLQTHYAGRPSPLYEAVRLSEHLGGARIFLKREDLNHTGSHKINNVLGQALLAKQMGKTRVIAETGAGQHGVATATACALLGLDCVIYMGAVDTARQALNVARMRLLGAEVVSVESGSKTLKDAINDAFRDWVTNADSTYYCFGTAAGPHPFPMMVRDFQRIIGLEARAQMLAQAGRLPDAVAACVGGGSNAIGIFHPFIDDVNVRLIGYEAAGDGVETGRHAATFAGGTPGAFQGSYSYLLQNEDGQTIESHSISAGLDYPGVGPEHAFLKDIGRTEYQPITDTEAMDAFRLLCRLEGIIPAIESAHAVAGVVKLAAELGPGSIILVNLSGRGDKDVETAAKWFGLFDQTGPGAS from the coding sequence GTGGCTGATATCTCCACTCCGAACGTGCCGCGCATGAGCGCGGCCGTGGCCGAGCAGACGTTGCACGAACCCGATGCCCGCGGGCACTTCGGCGCCTACGGCGGACGGTACGTGGCCGAGGCGTTGATGGCCGTGATCGAAGAGGTGACGGCCGCCTACGAAAAGGCGCGCACCGACCAGGAATTCCTGGATCGCCTCGACAACCTGCAGACCCACTACGCCGGGCGCCCGTCGCCGCTCTACGAAGCGGTCCGGCTGAGCGAGCACCTCGGTGGGGCACGGATCTTTCTCAAGCGCGAGGACCTCAACCACACCGGCTCGCACAAGATCAACAACGTGCTCGGCCAGGCGCTGCTGGCCAAGCAGATGGGCAAGACCCGGGTGATCGCCGAGACCGGCGCCGGCCAGCACGGCGTCGCGACCGCGACCGCGTGTGCGCTGCTGGGTCTGGACTGCGTGATCTACATGGGCGCGGTGGACACCGCGCGCCAGGCGCTCAACGTCGCGCGGATGCGGCTGCTGGGCGCCGAGGTGGTGTCGGTGGAGTCCGGCTCGAAGACGCTCAAGGACGCCATCAACGACGCCTTCCGCGACTGGGTCACCAACGCCGACAGCACGTACTACTGTTTCGGGACCGCCGCCGGGCCGCACCCGTTCCCGATGATGGTGCGCGACTTCCAGCGCATCATCGGCCTCGAGGCGCGGGCGCAGATGCTGGCGCAGGCCGGCCGGCTGCCGGATGCGGTGGCTGCCTGCGTGGGTGGCGGGTCCAATGCGATCGGCATCTTCCACCCGTTCATCGATGACGTGAATGTGCGGCTGATCGGTTACGAGGCGGCCGGTGATGGCGTCGAAACCGGAAGGCATGCAGCGACTTTCGCCGGTGGAACACCGGGAGCGTTCCAGGGGTCCTACTCGTATCTTCTGCAGAACGAGGATGGCCAGACCATCGAGTCGCATTCGATCTCGGCGGGTCTGGATTATCCGGGCGTCGGACCCGAGCATGCGTTCCTCAAGGACATCGGGCGTACCGAGTACCAGCCGATCACCGACACCGAGGCCATGGACGCGTTCCGGCTGTTGTGTCGACTGGAGGGCATCATCCCGGCCATCGAATCGGCGCACGCCGTGGCCGGCGTGGTGAAGCTGGCGGCCGAGTTGGGCCCGGGTTCGATCATCCTGGTCAACCTGTCGGGCCGCGGCGACAAGGACGTGGAGACGGCGGCCAAGTGGTTCGGGCTGTTCGACCAGACCGGCCCGGGAGCCTCATGA
- the trpA gene encoding tryptophan synthase subunit alpha has protein sequence MTVQHAQAGRLGSVFAACHDEGRAALIGYLPTGYPSVDVSIDALVALVESGCDIVEVGVPYSDPGMDGPVIATATEAALQGGVRVRDTLRAVEAISAAGGHAVVMTYWNLMLHYGIDAWSRDLAAAGGLGMITPDLIPDEADEWLAAAEVHDLDRIFLVAPSSTPERLAKTVQASRGFVYAASTMGVTGARDAVSSAAPELVRRVKEVSDIPVGVGLGVRSREQAAEIAAFADGVIVGSALVSALTDGLAAVRTLTEELAVGVRQKVSAS, from the coding sequence ATGACCGTCCAGCACGCCCAGGCGGGACGGCTGGGTTCGGTGTTCGCGGCGTGCCACGACGAGGGCCGTGCCGCTCTGATCGGGTATCTGCCGACCGGGTATCCGTCCGTCGACGTGTCGATCGACGCGCTGGTGGCTCTGGTCGAATCTGGTTGTGACATCGTCGAAGTCGGGGTTCCGTACTCCGATCCGGGGATGGACGGGCCGGTCATCGCGACCGCGACCGAGGCCGCGTTGCAGGGCGGCGTCCGGGTTCGCGATACCCTGCGCGCGGTGGAGGCCATCAGCGCGGCCGGCGGTCATGCCGTTGTTATGACGTACTGGAATCTCATGCTGCACTACGGAATTGACGCGTGGTCGCGCGATCTGGCGGCCGCCGGGGGACTGGGCATGATCACCCCGGACTTGATTCCGGACGAGGCCGACGAGTGGCTGGCCGCCGCAGAAGTACACGATCTGGACCGGATCTTCCTGGTGGCACCGTCGTCGACCCCGGAGCGGCTGGCCAAAACCGTGCAGGCCTCGCGGGGTTTCGTCTACGCGGCGTCGACCATGGGTGTCACCGGCGCGCGGGACGCGGTGTCGAGCGCAGCACCGGAACTCGTGCGGCGGGTCAAAGAGGTTTCCGACATCCCGGTGGGGGTCGGTCTTGGCGTGCGCTCCCGTGAGCAGGCCGCCGAGATCGCGGCCTTCGCCGACGGGGTGATCGTGGGTTCGGCTCTTGTGTCGGCATTGACCGATGGGTTGGCGGCAGTGCGGACGCTGACCGAGGAGTTGGCCGTGGGTGTGCGACAGAAGGTGTCCGCTTCGTGA